In Carnobacterium sp. CP1, the following are encoded in one genomic region:
- a CDS encoding peptidylprolyl isomerase → MTQLPQLSAEVAGNEKTATIKTNMGDIKVKLFPEIAPKTVENFIGLAEKGYYNGVVFHRVIPEFMIQGGDPTGTGMGGESLWGESFEDEFSKDVFNLNGALSMANAGPGTNGSQFFIVTAPTTPANMLSQMESAGYPAEAIEAYKENGGTPWLDFKHTVFGHVIEGMNVVNEIQNVRRDAQDKPVHGVIIESVEIA, encoded by the coding sequence ATGACACAATTGCCACAATTATCAGCAGAAGTAGCTGGAAATGAAAAAACAGCAACAATTAAGACCAACATGGGTGATATCAAAGTTAAACTTTTTCCGGAAATCGCACCAAAAACAGTTGAAAACTTTATCGGTTTAGCTGAAAAAGGTTATTACAACGGGGTTGTTTTCCACCGTGTTATTCCTGAATTCATGATTCAAGGCGGAGACCCGACAGGAACTGGAATGGGCGGAGAAAGCCTGTGGGGAGAATCATTCGAAGACGAATTCTCAAAAGACGTTTTTAACCTGAATGGCGCTCTTTCAATGGCCAACGCTGGCCCTGGTACGAACGGCAGTCAATTCTTTATTGTAACAGCTCCAACAACTCCAGCTAATATGCTAAGTCAAATGGAATCAGCAGGATATCCGGCTGAAGCAATCGAAGCTTACAAAGAAAACGGCGGAACTCCTTGGTTGGACTTCAAACACACTGTTTTTGGACATGTGATTGAAGGTATGAACGTAGTAAACGAAATTCAAAATGTTAGACGCGATGCACAAGACAAACCGGTCCACGGTGTTATTATCGAATCGGTTGAAATTGCTTAA